One genomic segment of Aythya fuligula isolate bAytFul2 chromosome 5, bAytFul2.pri, whole genome shotgun sequence includes these proteins:
- the SLC25A47 gene encoding solute carrier family 25 member 47, whose protein sequence is MDFIAGAIGGGLSTAVGYPLDTVKVRIQTERHYKGIWHCIQETYRTEKVLGFYKGVSASVFSVSLISSVSFGTYRNFLCNICKLRYGSADVKPSKLDVSLAGGAAGAVRVVLMAPSEVAKVRMQTQRNPHPSATSAQLNSKPKYRGSLHCLKVIAKEEGFGGLYKGCSALLCRDCSSSAIYFLTYSTLCDWLTPAGKNKPGFLVVLLSGGFAGVLAWGLATPMDVLKSRMQVDESGQHKYRGLVHCARQSVREEGVKVLFKGLGLNCIRAFPVNMVVFVTYEAVLRFTDHFTNKK, encoded by the exons ATGGATTTCATTGCCGGGGCCATCggag GTGGCCTCAGCACAGCAGTGGGGTATCCTCTGGACACAGTGAAG GTGAGAATTCAGACAGAGAGGCATTACAAAGGCATTTGGCACTGCATTCAAGAAACATACAGGACAGAAAAA GTTCTGGGATTTTACAAAGGGGTGTCTGCATCAGTTTTCTCAGTGTCACTGATTTCGTCCGTTTCATTTGGCACCTACAGAAACTTCCTCTGTAACATCTGCAAGCTGCGATATGGCTCTGCTGACGTCAAGCCTTCCAAGCTGGATGTTTCCCTGGCTGGAGGTGCCGCTGGTGCCGTGCGG GTAGTGTTGATGGCACCCAGTGAAGTGGCTAAAGTTCGGATGCAGACCCAGAGGAACCCCCATCCTTCTGCCACGTCTGCCCAGCTCAATTCCAAGCCAAAGTACCGAGGGTCTCTGCACTGTCTGAAGGTGATCGCCAAGGAGGAAGGCTTTGGGGGTCTCTACAAGGGCTGCTCTGCATTGCTCTGCAGGGATTGCTCTTCTTCTGCAATATATTTCCTTACCTATTCTACCCTCTGTGACTGGCTCACGccagcagggaaaaataaaccag GTTTCCTGGTTGTGCTGCTTTCTGGTGGCTTCGCTGGAGTCCTGGCCTGGGGATTAGCTACCCCCATGGACGTCCTGAAATCACGGATGCAAGTGGATGAATCAGGGCAGCACAAGTACAGGGGCCTCGTCCACTGTGCGAGACAAAGCGTGAGAGAGGAGGGCGTGAAAGTGCTTTTCAAGGGTCTGGGGCTGAACTGCATTCGGGCCTTTCCTGTGAACATGGTGGTGTTTGTCACGTATGAAGCTGTACTGAGATTTACGGAtcattttacaaacaaaaagtag